From the Rhodanobacter soli genome, one window contains:
- a CDS encoding ubiquinone biosynthesis accessory factor UbiJ, which produces MNAATPNSWLPQPLRKLAGRALETALNHTLSLDPDTQQRLAALNGRSVQLHLRGPELALAVSVDEARLKVGPPQDDSQLKVAATPGSLLAMLFRRDDDGIAPGKVEIAGDAELARRLEKLASKFAPDFEEAFARSFGDVLGVPLAKAVRKGVAHARETASHLTEDSADWLRDEARVAMAPGEVEGFLDGVDDVRERSERLEARVQRLMQRLQGNAA; this is translated from the coding sequence ATGAACGCCGCCACTCCCAACTCCTGGTTGCCGCAACCGCTGCGCAAGCTCGCCGGCCGTGCGCTGGAAACCGCGCTGAACCACACCTTGTCGCTGGATCCGGACACGCAGCAAAGGCTGGCCGCGTTGAACGGCCGCAGCGTGCAACTGCACCTGCGCGGACCGGAACTCGCGCTGGCCGTCAGCGTCGACGAGGCGCGCCTGAAAGTCGGCCCTCCGCAGGACGACAGCCAGCTGAAGGTAGCTGCCACGCCGGGCAGCCTGCTGGCGATGCTGTTCCGCCGCGACGACGACGGCATCGCGCCGGGCAAGGTGGAGATCGCCGGCGACGCCGAGCTGGCGCGCCGGCTGGAAAAACTGGCCAGCAAGTTCGCCCCGGATTTCGAGGAAGCGTTCGCGCGCAGCTTCGGCGACGTACTCGGCGTGCCGCTGGCCAAGGCCGTGCGCAAGGGGGTCGCCCACGCCCGTGAAACCGCCAGCCATCTCACCGAGGACAGCGCCGACTGGCTGCGCGACGAAGCGCGCGTGGCGATGGCGCCAGGCGAGGTCGAAGGCTTCCTCGATGGCGTGGACGACGTGCGCGAGCGCAGCGAGCGGCTGGAAGCGCGCGTGCAACGGCTGATGCAACGCCTGCAGGGCAACGCCGCGTGA
- the ubiB gene encoding ubiquinone biosynthesis regulatory protein kinase UbiB, translating into MTPLKVVPRLLRVASVLLAYRLDELVDAAHLYRPLKLLRPLVARPRIDIHGLPRGARLRHALTELGPIFVKAGQVLSTRRDLVPADIADELALLQDQVAPFPGSEARAIVEQELKLSIGRLYAQFDETPLASASIAQVHAATLHDGREVVVKVLRPGIDAQIARDVKLLRSLGELAQRWHPNADKIRPLDVVAEVEKMLENELDLQREGASASLLKRNFDSGVDLYVPAVHWELTSARVLTLERVHGISSDDIAAIDAAGLDRKALAAKGVRVFYEQVFRDNFFHADAHPGNIWVDPTRTGEPRFIALDFGIMGSLPEADQYWLAQNFIALFERDYARIAQLHVAAGWMPANVRLDELEAAVRTVCEPYFTRPLSQISLAELVVKLFQTARRFELTLQPQLILLQKTLLNIEGVGRMLDPEIDIWAVAHPVLKRILRERYSPLRTLRDVRKRLPEWLHHAPEFPELVREALRQIGRGEQRALSDPAALKLMHDNAERQHKLLACSLLGGALLIGAALLWTSAPQHGIWPPLCAGIAGLLAFALGWPRSR; encoded by the coding sequence GTGACGCCGCTGAAAGTGGTGCCGCGCCTGCTGCGGGTCGCCTCGGTGCTTCTGGCGTACCGGCTCGACGAACTGGTCGACGCCGCCCACCTGTACCGTCCGCTGAAACTGCTGCGGCCGCTGGTGGCGCGCCCGCGCATCGACATCCACGGCCTGCCGCGCGGCGCCCGCCTGCGCCATGCACTGACCGAACTGGGGCCGATCTTCGTCAAGGCCGGCCAGGTGCTGTCGACCCGCCGCGACCTGGTGCCGGCCGACATCGCCGACGAACTCGCCCTGCTGCAGGATCAGGTTGCGCCGTTCCCGGGCAGCGAGGCGCGTGCAATCGTCGAGCAGGAACTGAAACTTTCGATTGGCCGTCTATACGCCCAATTCGACGAAACACCGCTGGCGTCCGCCTCGATCGCACAAGTGCATGCCGCCACCCTGCACGATGGCCGCGAGGTGGTCGTGAAAGTGCTGCGTCCCGGCATCGACGCGCAGATCGCCCGCGACGTGAAGCTGCTGCGCTCGCTCGGCGAGCTGGCCCAGCGCTGGCATCCGAACGCCGACAAGATCCGCCCGCTGGACGTCGTTGCCGAAGTCGAGAAGATGCTGGAGAACGAGCTGGACCTGCAGCGCGAAGGCGCCAGCGCCAGCCTGCTCAAGCGCAACTTCGACAGCGGTGTGGATCTCTACGTGCCGGCCGTGCATTGGGAGCTGACCAGTGCGCGCGTGCTGACCCTGGAGCGCGTGCACGGCATCAGCAGCGACGACATCGCCGCGATCGACGCCGCCGGCCTGGACCGCAAGGCGCTCGCGGCCAAGGGCGTGCGGGTGTTCTACGAACAGGTGTTTCGCGACAATTTCTTCCACGCCGACGCGCACCCCGGCAACATCTGGGTCGACCCCACGCGCACCGGCGAGCCGCGTTTCATCGCGCTGGATTTCGGCATCATGGGTTCGCTGCCCGAGGCCGACCAGTACTGGCTGGCGCAGAACTTCATCGCGCTGTTCGAGCGTGACTACGCACGCATCGCGCAACTGCACGTGGCCGCCGGCTGGATGCCCGCCAACGTGCGGCTGGACGAACTGGAAGCCGCGGTGCGCACGGTGTGCGAGCCGTACTTCACCCGCCCGCTGTCGCAGATCTCGCTGGCCGAGCTGGTGGTGAAGCTGTTCCAGACCGCGCGCCGCTTCGAGCTGACCCTGCAGCCGCAGCTGATCCTGCTGCAGAAGACCCTGCTCAACATCGAGGGCGTCGGCCGCATGCTCGACCCGGAGATCGACATCTGGGCGGTCGCGCATCCGGTGCTCAAGCGCATCCTGCGCGAACGCTACAGCCCGCTTCGCACCCTGCGTGACGTGCGCAAGCGGCTGCCCGAATGGCTGCACCACGCGCCGGAATTTCCCGAGCTGGTACGCGAGGCGTTGCGCCAGATCGGCCGCGGCGAACAGCGCGCGCTGAGCGACCCGGCGGCGCTCAAGCTGATGCACGACAACGCCGAGCGCCAGCACAAGCTGCTCGCCTGCAGCCTGCTCGGCGGCGCGCTGTTGATCGGCGCGGCCCTGCTGTGGACATCGGCGCCGCAACACGGCATCTGGCCGCCGCTGTGCGCCGGCATCGCCGGGCTGCTGGCATTCGCGCTCGGCTGGCCGCGCTCACGCTGA
- a CDS encoding pseudouridine synthase: MIEILYQDDALIAVNKPAGLAVHRSKMVGNAEEFLIDLLREQVGDSVYLAHRLDRATSGVLLVARSKAVAAALGEQFMGRAVHKQYLVVVRGWPEPAEGVVDYPLPGSRETGPRREARTHYRRLATTEVPIALGRYPQQRYALLLAEPESGRFRQIRKHLAHIHHPVIGDCQHGRGDHNRLYKQHFGCHRMLLHAWRLRFAHPVTGAAMDIEAPLDDAYVGLLRRFGWALPGVSEKE; encoded by the coding sequence ATGATCGAGATTCTCTACCAGGACGACGCGCTGATCGCGGTGAACAAGCCCGCCGGTCTGGCCGTGCATCGTTCGAAGATGGTGGGCAACGCCGAAGAGTTCCTGATCGACCTGCTGCGCGAGCAGGTCGGCGACAGCGTGTACCTGGCGCACCGGCTCGATCGCGCCACCAGCGGCGTGCTGCTGGTCGCGCGCAGCAAGGCGGTCGCCGCCGCGCTGGGCGAACAGTTCATGGGCCGCGCGGTGCACAAGCAGTACCTGGTGGTGGTGCGCGGCTGGCCGGAGCCGGCGGAAGGCGTGGTCGACTACCCGTTGCCCGGTTCGCGCGAAACCGGCCCGCGCCGCGAGGCACGCACGCACTACCGGCGGCTGGCCACGACCGAGGTGCCAATCGCGCTGGGCCGGTATCCGCAGCAGCGTTACGCATTGCTGCTGGCCGAGCCGGAGAGCGGCCGCTTCCGCCAGATCCGCAAACACCTGGCGCACATCCATCACCCGGTGATCGGCGACTGCCAGCACGGTCGCGGCGACCACAACCGGCTGTACAAGCAGCACTTCGGCTGCCACCGGATGCTGCTGCACGCATGGCGGTTGCGTTTCGCGCATCCGGTCACGGGTGCCGCGATGGATATCGAGGCGCCGCTGGACGATGCGTATGTCGGGCTGCTTCGACGCTTCGGCTGGGCATTGCCGGGAGTGAGTGAAAAGGAGTGA